From a region of the Pseudanabaena sp. PCC 7367 genome:
- a CDS encoding DUF2190 family protein: protein MSVSNHILTTTYTAAGTIDQYRIVKFGSSDNTVIEAIAATDRLVGVAYIPGVSGTQKVSGDRLEVVLSGVAELKAGGTITRGDLVTSDANGQAVVAAPGAGVNNQAIGKALVSALSGDVFPVLLAPQQIQGAA, encoded by the coding sequence ATGTCTGTTTCCAATCACATCCTCACCACCACCTACACCGCCGCTGGCACGATCGACCAGTACCGGATCGTTAAATTTGGCTCTAGTGACAACACCGTTATTGAAGCCATTGCCGCCACCGATCGCCTGGTGGGTGTGGCCTATATCCCCGGTGTGAGCGGCACTCAAAAAGTCAGTGGCGATCGCCTGGAAGTGGTGCTTAGTGGCGTGGCCGAACTCAAAGCTGGCGGCACGATTACCCGTGGTGACCTGGTGACCAGCGATGCCAATGGTCAAGCCGTGGTGGCTGCCCCAGGCGCGGGCGTGAATAACCAGGCGATCGGTAAAGCCCTGGTCAGTGCCCTCAGTGGTGATGTGTTCCCGGTGTTGCTTGCCCCGCAACAAATTCAAGGTGCTGCTTAA
- a CDS encoding immunity 53 family protein — protein sequence MSNSAIAKLQDWYRQQCDEEWEHYYGINISSCDNPGWWVKIDLACTSLSGCKFPEVKVGIDEDGHPHAAEWLRCYVFNNKWQGTGDPSKLEEIIDTFLAWNGNCRN from the coding sequence ATGTCAAACTCGGCGATCGCCAAATTGCAAGATTGGTATCGACAGCAATGTGATGAAGAATGGGAGCATTATTACGGCATCAATATTTCCAGTTGTGATAACCCTGGCTGGTGGGTCAAAATTGATTTGGCCTGCACCTCGTTGTCTGGCTGCAAATTTCCAGAGGTCAAAGTTGGGATCGATGAAGATGGCCACCCCCATGCGGCGGAGTGGTTGCGTTGCTATGTATTTAATAATAAATGGCAGGGCACTGGTGATCCTAGCAAGCTAGAGGAGATTATTGATACTTTTCTGGCCTGGAATGGGAACTGTCGTAATTGA